A genome region from Manihot esculenta cultivar AM560-2 chromosome 5, M.esculenta_v8, whole genome shotgun sequence includes the following:
- the LOC110615206 gene encoding methyl-CpG-binding domain-containing protein 4 isoform X1 has product MATKEDNRETPKTSSKNPRGAVRSVDTYAAQCETCSKWRVIETQEEYEEIRSKILENPFACDRKPGVSCEDPADLEYNASRTWVIDRPGIPKTPVGFKRSLVLRRDFSKMDAYYITPTGKKLRTKNEIAAFLEANPKYKDVSVEDFNFTSPKVMEDTIPEDVKKVNASGNRKGKASKDSA; this is encoded by the exons ATGGCAACCAAAGAGGACAATCGAGAGACACCCAAAACGTCCTCGAAG AATCCACGTGGGGCAGTGCGATCAGTGGATACATATGCTGCACAATgcgaaacatgctcaaaatggAGGGTAATTGAAACACAAGAAGAGTACGAGGAAATCAGAAGCAAAATCTTGGAGAATCCCTTTGCTTGTGACAGAAAACCTGGGGTATCTTGTGAGGATCCTGCTGACCTTGAGTACAATGCATCTCGAACATGGGTCATTGACAGGCCTGGCATCCCAAAGACCCCAGTAGGTTTCAAGAGGAGCTTGGTGCTCAGACGAGATTTCTCCAAAATGGATGCTTATTATATCACTCCCACAGGAAAGAAACTAAGAACAAAAAATGAAATTGCTGCATTTTTAGAAGCCAATCCAAAATACAAAGATGTGTCCGTTGAGGACTTTAATTTCACTTCTCCAAAGGTAATGGAAGACACTATACCTGAAGATGTGAAGAAGGTTAATGCTAGTGGTAATAGAAAAGGTAAGGCTTCAAAGGATTCAGCTTGA
- the LOC110615206 gene encoding methyl-CpG-binding domain-containing protein 4 isoform X2, whose translation MQKLHMSILCRNPRGAVRSVDTYAAQCETCSKWRVIETQEEYEEIRSKILENPFACDRKPGVSCEDPADLEYNASRTWVIDRPGIPKTPVGFKRSLVLRRDFSKMDAYYITPTGKKLRTKNEIAAFLEANPKYKDVSVEDFNFTSPKVMEDTIPEDVKKVNASGNRKGKASKDSA comes from the exons ATGCAAAAGCTGCATATGTCAATCCTCTGTAGA AATCCACGTGGGGCAGTGCGATCAGTGGATACATATGCTGCACAATgcgaaacatgctcaaaatggAGGGTAATTGAAACACAAGAAGAGTACGAGGAAATCAGAAGCAAAATCTTGGAGAATCCCTTTGCTTGTGACAGAAAACCTGGGGTATCTTGTGAGGATCCTGCTGACCTTGAGTACAATGCATCTCGAACATGGGTCATTGACAGGCCTGGCATCCCAAAGACCCCAGTAGGTTTCAAGAGGAGCTTGGTGCTCAGACGAGATTTCTCCAAAATGGATGCTTATTATATCACTCCCACAGGAAAGAAACTAAGAACAAAAAATGAAATTGCTGCATTTTTAGAAGCCAATCCAAAATACAAAGATGTGTCCGTTGAGGACTTTAATTTCACTTCTCCAAAGGTAATGGAAGACACTATACCTGAAGATGTGAAGAAGGTTAATGCTAGTGGTAATAGAAAAGGTAAGGCTTCAAAGGATTCAGCTTGA